The following proteins come from a genomic window of Myroides odoratus DSM 2801:
- a CDS encoding DegT/DnrJ/EryC1/StrS family aminotransferase, whose product MIAFLDLQKINSHYEEAYLQRVKQLFHDGIYMLGQEVVTFEEHFAAYCGTSFCVGVGNGLDALKLIFDGYIKLGKLSVGDDVLVPANTYIATILALLDCGLNPVFVEPNLDSYTLDVHGIAYSMTSSTKAVLVVHLYGQVYEMDKIKHYCHDRGLLLIEDAAQAHGTTFKGCKAGAFGDAAAFSFYPSKNLGCLGDGGAITTNHLDLVEVIRATRNYGSHIKYQNKYKGYNSRLDEIQAAILNLKLPNLDTDNQKRLKVAYRYMREIKNVKIILPHLSSEAAHNFHLFVVRVAEREHFQRYLLEKGIQTLIHYPIPPHHQPALVEFRYLQLPVTELIHQEVVSIPISPLMTEDEITQVIQAINAY is encoded by the coding sequence ATGATAGCATTTTTAGACTTACAAAAGATCAATTCGCATTACGAAGAAGCCTATCTACAGCGCGTGAAACAACTGTTTCATGATGGGATATACATGCTTGGGCAAGAGGTTGTTACCTTTGAAGAGCATTTTGCTGCCTATTGCGGTACTTCTTTTTGTGTAGGGGTGGGCAATGGATTAGATGCGTTGAAGTTAATTTTTGATGGCTACATCAAATTGGGTAAGCTAAGTGTAGGTGACGATGTTTTAGTTCCTGCGAATACCTATATCGCGACTATTTTAGCCTTGTTGGATTGTGGATTAAACCCCGTATTCGTAGAACCTAATTTAGATAGTTATACCTTAGATGTGCATGGAATTGCGTATTCCATGACGTCCTCTACCAAAGCTGTGCTTGTTGTTCACTTATATGGACAAGTTTATGAGATGGACAAGATCAAACACTATTGCCACGATAGAGGATTACTGCTGATTGAAGATGCGGCACAAGCGCATGGAACTACATTCAAAGGATGCAAAGCAGGTGCCTTTGGTGATGCAGCAGCCTTTAGTTTTTATCCGAGTAAGAATCTAGGATGCTTAGGAGATGGTGGAGCAATTACGACCAACCATTTGGATTTGGTAGAAGTTATTCGTGCGACTCGCAATTACGGTTCGCACATCAAATATCAAAATAAGTACAAGGGATACAATTCGCGTTTGGATGAAATTCAAGCCGCCATCCTCAATTTGAAGCTGCCCAATCTCGATACAGACAATCAAAAACGATTGAAAGTCGCTTATCGCTATATGCGTGAGATTAAAAACGTCAAAATTATTTTACCTCACCTTTCGTCTGAGGCAGCACATAATTTTCATCTATTTGTTGTTCGTGTAGCAGAACGCGAGCATTTTCAGCGTTATCTATTGGAGAAAGGGATTCAAACGTTAATTCATTATCCGATTCCACCCCATCATCAACCCGCATTGGTGGAGTTTCGTTATTTGCAATTGCCCGTAACAGAATTAATTCATCAAGAAGTGGTGAGTATTCCTATTTCACCCCTTATGACAGAAGACGAAATCACACAAGTAATACAAGCAATAAACGCATATTAA
- a CDS encoding O-antigen translocase, with translation MSRAFWQKIRQSEFTAVTLLNTIGIVVRLITALFSAKILALFVGASGMAYMGNFRNMLASLEAFTSFGLANGIVQYVASHREDKQRIEQFITTLLRFMLGILLVVSLGLFLGREQIDQYLFAGAFSMPKLFICLAFVFPLQVLNGIWIAFLTGLAQFKKVIYLNIIGNISGLLLTFYLVYTQGLSGALFAMILSPVILFFVSLFWVKQMLQLKWQPFDFSLIKPLFSYAVMALFSAVVSPLCLLWVRKLLMHNTGVELAGIWEGIQRISGIYMLFITTLAFTYFLPKLAEAQQYQEKKKVIRLYLTGVLPLFALGLLLVYFTRSWVIPLVLDDSFSPMIEYMQWQLVGDFIKGAVLIYGLLFYTERLLWPYLLCETLFFSCFYGLTYLLIGHFGIEAATLGYTLAYIIYSCVLVVYFSWYFSRSESKHSQG, from the coding sequence ATGAGTAGAGCATTTTGGCAAAAAATAAGACAGAGCGAGTTTACTGCGGTTACCTTATTGAATACAATAGGAATCGTTGTACGGCTGATTACGGCTTTGTTTTCTGCTAAAATACTCGCTTTGTTTGTGGGTGCCTCCGGGATGGCGTATATGGGGAACTTCCGCAATATGCTAGCCTCATTAGAAGCTTTTACTTCTTTTGGATTAGCCAATGGAATAGTGCAATATGTGGCTTCCCATCGAGAGGATAAGCAGCGAATTGAGCAGTTTATAACCACTTTGTTGCGCTTTATGCTTGGTATTTTATTGGTGGTTTCCTTAGGATTATTTCTGGGACGTGAACAAATCGATCAGTATCTCTTTGCAGGGGCTTTTTCCATGCCCAAACTATTTATCTGCTTGGCTTTTGTTTTTCCTTTGCAAGTGTTAAACGGAATATGGATTGCTTTTTTGACTGGATTAGCGCAGTTTAAAAAAGTTATATATCTCAATATTATAGGCAATATATCAGGATTGCTGCTCACTTTTTATCTCGTGTATACTCAAGGGTTAAGTGGAGCCTTATTTGCGATGATCCTAAGCCCTGTAATTCTGTTTTTTGTTTCCCTCTTTTGGGTGAAACAAATGCTGCAACTAAAATGGCAACCGTTTGATTTTTCCTTGATCAAACCGTTGTTCTCTTATGCTGTAATGGCCTTGTTTTCTGCCGTTGTTAGTCCGTTGTGTTTGTTGTGGGTACGCAAGTTACTCATGCACAATACTGGAGTGGAGCTCGCTGGTATTTGGGAAGGGATTCAACGCATATCGGGGATTTATATGTTGTTTATTACCACTTTGGCTTTTACTTATTTTTTACCCAAATTAGCAGAAGCCCAACAGTATCAAGAGAAGAAAAAAGTTATCCGACTCTACCTAACTGGTGTATTGCCGTTGTTTGCCTTGGGGTTATTACTCGTTTATTTTACGCGTAGCTGGGTTATTCCCTTGGTTTTGGATGATAGCTTTAGCCCGATGATTGAGTATATGCAATGGCAATTGGTGGGTGATTTTATCAAAGGGGCTGTTTTGATTTATGGACTGTTATTCTATACTGAACGTTTATTGTGGCCCTATCTCCTTTGTGAAACGCTGTTTTTTAGCTGTTTTTACGGGTTGACCTACCTCTTGATTGGACATTTCGGTATCGAAGCAGCAACTTTAGGCTATACTTTGGCGTATATAATTTACAGTTGTGTTTTAGTTGTCTATTTTTCTTGGTATTTTAGCCGTTCGGAGTCTAAACATAGCCAAGGATAA
- a CDS encoding sugar 3,4-ketoisomerase — translation MKKYTIFDCSEIIVPEISDERGNLAVIQGEVIPFEIKRVFFIYDVPQDKSRGGHAHKEQTTVLFALNGSFEVMLDDGIQKRKVVLDDPTRGLILQPGVWSVLANFHPGTICLTVNSGVYDESDYIRSYDVFLESVALTQEC, via the coding sequence ATGAAAAAATATACCATTTTTGATTGTAGTGAGATTATTGTCCCTGAAATAAGCGACGAAAGAGGAAATCTCGCTGTGATTCAAGGGGAAGTCATTCCCTTTGAAATAAAACGCGTATTTTTTATTTACGATGTTCCTCAAGATAAAAGTAGAGGAGGGCATGCACACAAAGAACAGACCACGGTGCTCTTTGCACTGAATGGAAGTTTTGAAGTGATGTTGGATGATGGCATCCAAAAGAGAAAAGTAGTGCTAGACGATCCAACAAGAGGATTAATACTGCAACCAGGTGTTTGGAGTGTCTTGGCAAACTTTCATCCAGGGACGATTTGTTTGACCGTTAATTCTGGAGTATATGATGAAAGTGATTATATCCGATCCTATGATGTATTCCTAGAATCTGTAGCTTTAACGCAAGAGTGCTAA
- a CDS encoding glycosyltransferase, with protein sequence MSQRKIKIALLGDTLANGGAERIHSTLSLYLEQQGFEVHNIINLDAIAYPYGGVLYNLGLFQTPHFSLRNKFKRFQLFRQYIQTNAFDYLIDFRTRSKPLTEVLLQYWVFDQRYIPTVHSSHLPWYFTTRPFWGKRIYRKAKQIICVSQAIADQVKATYHYAQVQTLYNPIDLATIQQQAQGSSPFQGKRYIVACGRMDSTIKQFDCLIETYAQSVLPKQGIDLVIIGSGPYKQQLDEQIQALQLTTSVHLPGFLENPFPIFKDALFFVHSSRLEGFPTVLLEALACGIPVVSFDCPTGPSEIIQSHYNGLLLENQNFEALKQAIELLALDDTKRNALQANAVKSVLPFDIQAIGQQWLALLR encoded by the coding sequence ATGTCTCAAAGGAAAATAAAAATAGCTCTACTTGGTGATACCCTTGCAAATGGAGGTGCAGAACGCATCCACAGTACGCTCTCTTTGTATTTGGAACAACAAGGTTTTGAAGTACATAACATCATCAACTTAGATGCTATTGCTTATCCGTATGGAGGTGTATTATACAATTTAGGGCTGTTCCAAACGCCTCATTTTTCACTGCGCAATAAATTCAAACGCTTTCAGCTTTTCCGTCAGTATATTCAAACCAATGCTTTCGATTATCTCATTGATTTTAGAACGCGAAGTAAGCCGTTGACTGAAGTTTTACTTCAGTATTGGGTCTTTGATCAGCGGTATATTCCAACGGTTCACAGCTCCCATCTTCCTTGGTACTTTACAACGCGTCCCTTTTGGGGCAAACGCATCTATCGCAAAGCCAAACAGATTATTTGTGTGAGTCAAGCCATTGCGGATCAAGTCAAAGCGACCTATCACTATGCGCAAGTGCAAACGCTGTACAATCCCATCGATCTAGCAACTATTCAACAACAAGCGCAAGGCAGCTCTCCTTTTCAAGGGAAGCGCTATATTGTTGCTTGTGGCCGAATGGATTCGACCATCAAGCAATTCGATTGCTTAATTGAAACCTATGCCCAAAGCGTACTACCCAAACAAGGTATTGATTTAGTTATTATAGGTTCGGGTCCATATAAACAACAACTAGACGAACAAATACAAGCCCTACAGCTAACAACATCGGTTCACTTACCTGGATTCCTTGAAAATCCGTTTCCGATTTTTAAAGACGCTTTGTTTTTTGTGCACAGCAGTCGACTAGAAGGTTTTCCGACTGTTTTATTAGAAGCTTTGGCTTGTGGGATACCGGTTGTTAGTTTTGATTGCCCTACGGGTCCGAGTGAAATTATTCAATCCCATTACAATGGATTACTCCTTGAGAATCAGAATTTTGAAGCACTAAAACAGGCTATAGAATTACTTGCCTTGGATGATACTAAACGAAATGCACTACAAGCCAATGCAGTAAAGTCAGTCTTGCCTTTTGATATTCAAGCTATTGGTCAACAGTGGTTAGCACTCTTGCGTTAA
- a CDS encoding glycosyltransferase, giving the protein MHQRISYSNQYQLKEDEVCISAKPDVAYLVDKLSELIDNKAVINEIGQRAQAFVQQIHDCKIIANQYINTWESRN; this is encoded by the coding sequence GTGCATCAGCGGATTTCTTACTCCAATCAATATCAACTCAAGGAAGATGAGGTTTGTATTTCAGCTAAACCTGATGTTGCTTATTTAGTCGATAAATTGAGCGAGTTGATTGATAATAAGGCTGTAATAAATGAAATCGGACAACGAGCACAAGCGTTTGTACAGCAGATTCACGACTGTAAAATAATTGCCAATCAGTACATCAATACATGGGAATCAAGAAACTAA
- a CDS encoding glycosyltransferase, translating to MGIKKLKILYITTSSTGGGGVARILSQKTAAFVQLGHQVRIISTNDSSERPFYVFDAQVQWQFYSSPVRTMTQMRRYYNFVQKQGIEAFQPDVIFVLDNGIKGYFASYFLQTKVPMYFEVHGSRNFLLTPIQSKVKRMLVDRITLWLSKRFTGLIVLNEQSKKDWEHSNITVIPNWIELEQTTHNQPSFTSQQVIAVGRLVPEKNYEALLAIWKQVQAVEPDWRLVICGTGAPSYVAQLKENTNESVIWKGEVEEVYREIQASAFLLHTSWMEGMPMAFLEAMSLAVPVVAFDVDYGPADLISNGKNGYLVALNEEQTMIDCCLNLMRQPEIRKQLGMQAQKDMQQYDQSVVLQRWITFLNALV from the coding sequence ATGGGAATCAAGAAACTAAAAATACTGTATATCACTACGTCTAGTACAGGTGGTGGTGGAGTAGCGCGTATACTCAGTCAAAAAACAGCAGCTTTTGTTCAATTGGGACATCAAGTGCGAATTATCAGTACGAATGACAGCAGTGAGCGGCCTTTTTATGTTTTTGATGCTCAGGTACAATGGCAGTTTTATTCCTCGCCTGTCCGCACAATGACACAAATGCGACGCTATTATAATTTCGTTCAAAAACAGGGAATTGAAGCGTTTCAACCAGATGTTATTTTTGTTTTGGACAACGGAATTAAAGGGTATTTTGCTTCCTATTTCTTACAGACTAAGGTTCCGATGTACTTTGAAGTACACGGATCGCGCAATTTTTTATTGACGCCTATTCAATCGAAGGTTAAACGCATGCTTGTGGATCGCATTACTTTGTGGTTGAGTAAGCGCTTTACTGGACTTATCGTCTTAAATGAACAGTCAAAAAAAGATTGGGAACACAGCAATATAACGGTGATACCCAATTGGATTGAACTAGAGCAAACTACACACAATCAACCGTCATTTACAAGTCAGCAGGTTATTGCTGTTGGTCGTTTAGTACCAGAAAAAAACTATGAAGCGCTTTTAGCTATTTGGAAACAGGTGCAGGCAGTAGAACCTGATTGGCGTTTGGTGATTTGTGGAACAGGCGCTCCTTCTTATGTTGCGCAATTAAAAGAAAATACCAATGAATCCGTAATCTGGAAAGGGGAAGTGGAAGAGGTTTATCGCGAAATACAAGCCAGTGCGTTTCTGTTGCATACCTCTTGGATGGAGGGGATGCCCATGGCTTTTTTAGAAGCGATGTCTTTGGCGGTTCCTGTTGTTGCCTTTGATGTGGATTATGGTCCTGCGGATTTGATTAGTAATGGTAAGAATGGGTATCTCGTTGCATTGAATGAGGAGCAAACGATGATCGATTGTTGTTTGAATCTAATGCGTCAACCTGAAATTCGAAAACAATTGGGGATGCAAGCGCAAAAAGACATGCAACAGTATGATCAATCTGTTGTGCTACAGCGTTGGATTACTTTTTTAAATGCGCTCGTTTAG
- a CDS encoding glycosyltransferase family 2 protein, whose product MLSIVIPVYNYNILPLVERLHQEASTLNLPFELLVCDDASTQVFHQQQIEAFPHTRWLTNTVNQHVAYTRNRLLKEAQYPWILVLDADVMPVSPTFIQDYLAHRETGVFFQGGFTYPPIEAGQQQSLRLIYGRAVEQHNHLHSCCNLFFNQNVLQLQFDETITTYGYEDTLFFLALAKRQIEVIRLHNPVIHHSTESNHTYLERSKQACWELVRLIDQNKINAADVQLSRRYNQLAQLHLTTLLSGIDWLLGTRIQRNLLGANPSMTGFQLFKLLAFHKAKRAHLKK is encoded by the coding sequence ATGTTATCTATTGTTATACCGGTATATAATTACAATATTCTACCACTCGTAGAACGATTGCATCAAGAAGCGTCTACTTTAAACCTCCCTTTTGAACTGTTGGTTTGCGACGATGCTTCGACTCAGGTATTTCATCAGCAACAAATTGAAGCATTCCCCCATACTCGTTGGTTGACTAATACAGTGAATCAACACGTGGCCTATACCCGTAATCGACTGCTAAAAGAAGCGCAATATCCTTGGATTTTAGTCCTAGATGCAGATGTTATGCCTGTTTCTCCTACTTTTATTCAAGATTACCTTGCCCATCGCGAAACAGGGGTATTCTTTCAAGGTGGATTTACTTATCCCCCTATTGAAGCTGGTCAACAACAATCGCTTCGCTTAATTTATGGTCGGGCAGTTGAACAGCACAACCACCTTCACTCTTGTTGCAATCTCTTTTTTAATCAAAACGTACTGCAGCTTCAGTTTGATGAAACAATTACGACTTATGGATATGAAGATACTTTATTTTTCTTGGCCTTAGCCAAACGTCAGATTGAAGTAATCCGATTACATAATCCAGTTATACACCACAGTACAGAAAGCAACCATACCTATTTAGAACGCAGCAAACAAGCGTGTTGGGAATTGGTGCGTTTGATTGATCAAAACAAGATAAATGCAGCAGACGTACAACTGAGTCGCCGATATAACCAACTAGCACAATTGCATCTAACAACTCTACTTTCGGGAATTGATTGGCTTTTAGGCACTCGTATTCAACGCAACCTCTTAGGAGCAAATCCGTCCATGACGGGGTTCCAGCTTTTTAAATTGTTAGCCTTTCACAAAGCTAAACGAGCGCATTTAAAAAAGTAA
- a CDS encoding cell division ATP-binding protein FtsE: MSRVILSLAGVNIYQNKHQVLSNVNLEVNKGEFLYIIGKTGAGKSSFMKTLYADLALTEGEGTIVDYDLKKLKEKDIPFLRRSLGIVFQDFKLLPDRSVYGNLQFALKATGWSEQEAIDRRIEEVLERVGMLSHLKKMPHQLSGGEQQRIAIARALLNDPDLILADEPTGNLDPQTSAEVMELLLEINKNGRTIIMVTHDYALLLKYPAKTLKCDDGSLFEVIHRTS; this comes from the coding sequence ATGTCAAGAGTAATTTTATCTTTAGCAGGTGTAAATATTTACCAAAACAAACACCAGGTTTTATCTAATGTAAACTTAGAGGTGAATAAAGGTGAATTCCTTTATATCATTGGTAAAACAGGAGCAGGAAAAAGTAGTTTCATGAAAACGCTTTATGCTGATTTAGCCTTAACTGAAGGAGAAGGAACGATTGTTGACTATGATCTAAAGAAATTAAAAGAAAAAGACATTCCTTTTTTACGTCGTTCATTGGGTATTGTTTTTCAAGACTTTAAACTACTCCCTGATCGCAGTGTTTACGGTAATCTACAATTTGCTTTAAAGGCAACTGGATGGTCTGAGCAAGAAGCAATTGACAGACGTATTGAAGAAGTATTGGAGCGTGTGGGTATGTTGTCGCATTTAAAGAAAATGCCGCACCAACTTTCGGGTGGAGAACAACAGCGCATTGCTATTGCACGTGCACTATTAAATGATCCTGATTTGATTTTAGCGGATGAGCCTACTGGAAATTTAGACCCTCAAACAAGTGCTGAAGTGATGGAATTGTTGTTAGAAATCAACAAAAATGGACGTACTATTATTATGGTTACGCATGACTATGCCCTCTTGTTGAAATATCCTGCTAAAACACTAAAATGTGATGATGGTTCTCTTTTTGAAGTGATTCACCGCACCTCGTAA
- a CDS encoding PI-PLC domain-containing protein, which translates to MRKVTFILGWLCCCTLVQAQNKAIRFHSHNDYDRNVPFWNAYSQGMNSIEIDLVLVDQALFVAHDVEDAKLERTIERLYLEPLQQAVNMGFGHPDHLQFLVDLKGDAQASMALLVLLLKKYETMIEKHKIQFVISGNKPSLRSFLNVPAYVLIDLQVQDTWQNEADILEKIGLVSYNFQSISTWKGVGELPEKDKAELRRRIVQAQQMQRPIRFWATPDTPEAWQTLYDLGVDYINTDTPAALRLYFENKTGK; encoded by the coding sequence ATGAGAAAAGTAACTTTTATTTTAGGATGGCTTTGTTGTTGTACCCTCGTACAAGCACAAAACAAAGCGATTCGATTTCATTCGCACAATGATTATGATCGAAATGTTCCCTTTTGGAACGCCTATAGTCAAGGGATGAATTCCATTGAAATTGATTTAGTTTTAGTTGATCAAGCGTTGTTTGTAGCACATGATGTGGAAGATGCTAAACTAGAGCGAACAATAGAGCGTTTGTATTTAGAGCCCTTACAACAAGCAGTTAATATGGGATTTGGTCACCCAGACCATCTACAGTTTTTGGTGGATTTGAAAGGAGATGCACAAGCTTCGATGGCGTTGTTAGTGCTGTTATTAAAAAAGTACGAAACGATGATTGAAAAACACAAGATTCAATTCGTTATTTCAGGAAATAAGCCGTCGCTTCGTTCTTTTTTGAATGTACCAGCTTATGTTCTGATCGATTTACAAGTGCAGGATACTTGGCAGAATGAAGCTGATATTCTAGAAAAAATTGGCCTGGTGAGTTATAATTTTCAATCCATTTCCACTTGGAAAGGAGTAGGGGAATTGCCAGAAAAAGACAAAGCAGAACTAAGACGAAGAATTGTACAAGCCCAGCAAATGCAAAGACCGATTCGCTTTTGGGCTACGCCAGATACGCCTGAAGCTTGGCAAACTTTATATGATTTAGGAGTTGATTACATCAATACAGATACACCTGCAGCTTTGAGGTTGTATTTCGAAAATAAAACAGGAAAATGA
- a CDS encoding metallophosphoesterase — protein MRRFYVVLLFWSACAWAQEGVKIGVLSDPHLHAIYLKEPTAALQPFYNSQTNTYEFIRSLSGQMASTRLFNENYFAFRQALVDLAAKGVRIVLISGDYTDDGQEVNLRATQALLTEFEEHYGMRFLLTNGNHEAVNQLDRESGKADFLTQEGRVIGVYSDVNLVKTKEDQVYPPMKELGYASMYPYIKTFGLQPRASDVFYTTPFHSFAYETYTKEQDFSLAQRQYVSQGATYTDFTYLVEPIEGVWILAIDGNMYQQVNATTFKNKSDGYHQIEERMYLLHWIKTVVEEAKKRGKKLLAFGHYPLLDFNTEQTAALTALLGKNQFQLNRVPKAETQQLWLETGLSLHFAGHMHIHQQSVKKQGNLALQNIQVPSLAAYPPAYKVVEIKNEEIAIQTVELQEVAQFDALFDRYQKENTQGQYDDFLQAKNYYALTKNHLKYLSEHRFYHSDFGHEKWKPYKEATSLEPFIPVEMKATLGKGSVSEAQKLDFKTLLFDLYLLRNGSDIGLREINPERIELYTQWKQWIVKQDNTSDLEKLIVILCNLIPTSVGTNGNLSI, from the coding sequence ATGAGGCGATTTTATGTTGTTCTTTTGTTTTGGAGTGCTTGTGCATGGGCACAAGAGGGAGTGAAAATCGGTGTACTATCTGATCCTCATTTACATGCCATTTACCTCAAAGAACCCACAGCTGCTTTGCAGCCTTTTTACAATTCACAAACAAATACGTATGAATTTATACGATCATTATCAGGTCAGATGGCTTCTACGCGATTGTTCAATGAAAATTATTTTGCCTTTCGACAAGCGTTAGTTGATTTAGCAGCGAAAGGGGTGCGCATCGTACTCATCAGTGGAGATTATACCGATGATGGGCAAGAAGTAAACCTCAGAGCAACCCAAGCTTTATTGACGGAATTCGAAGAACACTATGGGATGCGTTTTTTGCTGACCAATGGCAATCATGAGGCAGTCAATCAGCTGGATCGAGAAAGCGGAAAAGCAGATTTCTTAACGCAAGAGGGACGTGTGATAGGCGTGTATTCTGATGTCAATCTCGTGAAAACGAAAGAGGATCAGGTCTATCCTCCGATGAAAGAATTGGGCTATGCTTCCATGTATCCGTACATTAAAACCTTCGGACTCCAACCAAGAGCGTCGGATGTGTTTTATACCACGCCTTTTCATTCATTTGCGTATGAAACGTACACCAAAGAACAAGACTTTAGTTTGGCACAACGACAATATGTAAGTCAAGGGGCAACCTATACCGATTTTACTTACCTCGTAGAACCTATAGAAGGGGTGTGGATTTTAGCGATTGATGGTAATATGTATCAACAAGTGAATGCAACTACGTTTAAAAATAAAAGCGATGGATATCATCAAATCGAAGAGAGAATGTATTTGCTGCATTGGATTAAAACCGTAGTAGAAGAAGCGAAAAAAAGAGGGAAAAAACTACTCGCTTTTGGACATTATCCATTGTTGGATTTTAATACAGAACAAACGGCTGCTTTAACTGCATTATTAGGGAAGAATCAATTTCAATTGAATCGCGTTCCCAAAGCAGAAACCCAACAACTGTGGTTAGAAACAGGCTTGTCTTTACATTTTGCGGGTCATATGCACATTCACCAACAAAGTGTGAAAAAACAAGGAAATTTAGCCTTACAGAATATACAGGTTCCTTCTTTAGCCGCCTATCCACCTGCGTATAAAGTAGTTGAAATTAAGAATGAAGAAATAGCTATTCAAACGGTTGAATTACAGGAGGTAGCACAATTTGATGCGCTGTTTGATCGCTATCAAAAAGAAAATACACAAGGGCAGTATGACGATTTCTTACAAGCAAAAAACTATTATGCTTTGACTAAAAATCACCTCAAATACCTCAGTGAACATCGTTTCTATCACAGTGATTTTGGACATGAAAAATGGAAACCATACAAAGAAGCAACAAGCTTAGAGCCATTCATACCCGTTGAAATGAAAGCAACGTTGGGCAAAGGCAGTGTGTCAGAAGCACAAAAGTTAGATTTTAAAACATTGCTCTTTGATTTGTATTTGCTTCGAAACGGCAGTGATATTGGCCTGAGAGAAATCAATCCAGAGCGAATCGAATTGTATACCCAATGGAAACAATGGATTGTCAAACAAGATAATACCAGTGATTTAGAAAAATTAATTGTAATTCTGTGCAACTTAATCCCCACGTCCGTAGGGACGAATGGGAATTTGTCTATTTGA
- a CDS encoding phosphatidylinositol-specific phospholipase C1-like protein, which produces MKQFIFTLLIGGSLASYAQQVPLHQIQVIGSHNSYKKAIHPKLYQHLLEKNAQVQTLYYEHPSIETQLNLGLRNLELDIWKDEQGNKYANPSGTAISGETYEWTATMAKPGYKIFHMPDVDFETHQPDFIQQLRELKQWSEQNPTHETIFITLELKDDKKDATTVFTQANIQEINTLIAQELTSKHLITPKELKRKADFIQWPTVDKSRGKFVWIIDNTDYRLDLFDAIALSDLAVFLNVPFTHPKAGCMILNDPYDATIPKLAEKGVIIRTRADDSTKQARANDYSTFEQAKKSKAQIITTDYYIPSQLFPSTYKVIFDQGTYVRMQ; this is translated from the coding sequence ATGAAACAATTTATTTTTACACTCCTTATTGGAGGTTCTCTAGCGAGTTATGCACAACAAGTGCCTTTACACCAAATTCAAGTTATCGGTTCGCACAATAGTTATAAGAAAGCCATTCACCCCAAATTGTATCAGCATTTGCTAGAAAAAAATGCGCAGGTTCAAACGCTTTATTATGAGCATCCCTCAATAGAAACACAATTAAACTTAGGGTTGAGAAATTTAGAGCTGGATATCTGGAAGGATGAGCAAGGAAATAAATATGCGAATCCGAGTGGGACGGCTATCTCAGGTGAAACCTACGAATGGACAGCTACCATGGCTAAACCAGGGTATAAAATTTTCCATATGCCTGATGTTGATTTTGAAACCCATCAGCCCGATTTCATCCAACAGCTTCGAGAGTTAAAACAATGGTCTGAACAAAATCCAACGCATGAAACGATCTTCATTACCTTGGAATTAAAGGATGATAAAAAGGATGCTACTACCGTGTTTACGCAAGCCAATATTCAAGAAATAAATACCCTTATTGCTCAAGAATTGACCAGTAAACACCTGATTACTCCAAAAGAATTAAAACGCAAGGCTGACTTTATTCAATGGCCTACAGTGGATAAAAGTAGAGGGAAATTTGTATGGATTATTGACAATACGGATTACCGTTTGGACTTATTTGATGCCATCGCCCTGAGTGATTTAGCTGTATTTCTTAACGTTCCCTTTACGCACCCAAAAGCGGGATGTATGATTCTCAATGACCCTTATGATGCAACAATCCCCAAATTAGCTGAAAAAGGAGTGATTATCCGAACACGAGCAGATGATAGTACAAAACAAGCGAGAGCAAATGATTATTCTACATTTGAACAGGCAAAGAAATCAAAGGCTCAAATTATTACAACGGATTATTATATTCCTAGTCAGCTTTTTCCTTCTACCTATAAAGTTATTTTTGATCAGGGTACTTATGTGCGAATGCAGTAA